The region TGCCTTGGCACTGCTCTTGGCCGGTGTGCCCACCGCCCTGCGCATGATCGATACGCTGAACAAAATGGCTGTCGCCAAGGCCGAGGTCGCGGGCTTGGCGCCCCTGAATTCGGCGCAGGCCCTGCTGCGTGCCCTGCAGTTGCATCGCGCTGCGGTGAACCGGGAGCTCGGTGGCGATGCCACTGGCATCGCCGAACGCAGCAAGCAGGCCGAGATCATCCGAAAAAGCCTGAATGCATTGCTGACTCAACTGAGCGATCCCGCCATGGCAGAGGCCCTGGCAGCGAGCAAAACCCTGGCTGCTGGATTTGAGCGCCTGGGCGGCGACCTCGGCAACAAACGCCTGCTGGCCAAGGACAATTTGGCCCGCCATGCGGAGCTGATCAAAGACGCGAAGAACTTGATGAGCGCGGTTGCCGATGGCTCGGGCTTGACCCTGGAGCCGGACCCCGCCAACTACTTCATGGTCACGGCCCTGGTCAAAGAACTACCGGATGCCGTTGACGCAGCCGGTGTGGCACGAGCCATCGGCCGCGCCATGCTGATCAAGCAAGAATTCCCACTTGATGGGCGCTTCCAGACCGGCGCGGAGTTGAACCAAGCCCGCAGTGGACAAGAACTGGCCGTCGTTCAACTCGGCAAAGCCATCAAGGCACACCCGCCTCTGGCGGGGGAGCTGAATGCCTTGATAAAGGACTTCGAACTCAGCATGAGCAGCTATGTCAGCAAAGGCAGCACCGAGCTGGTCAAGTCCGACAAGCCTGCCATCAGCGCCGAAGACTATTTCGCCCTGGCCAGCGCGGCGATCGAGTCGGCCTTCAAGCTGATGGACAAGACCGAAGAGCAGCTCACCTCGGCGCTGCAAGCGCATATCAACAGCCTGCAGCGCGGCGCCATGATCGAAGGCGGGGCCTTCGCGGTGGTCTTGGTGCTGGCCACGATCTTGGCGCTGGCGGTGGTGCGCTCAGTCACCCAGCCCCTGAACCGCGCCATTGCCGCGGCCGATGCCATCGCCGAGGGTGATTTGAGCCATCGTATCGACGACCAGGGCCGCGACGAGGCCGGCGTCCTGCTGCAGCGTTTTGGCGTGATGCAGAACAATCTGCGCGAGCGGCACGAGCGCGACGCCCGCGTTGCCGCCGAAAGCGGCCGGGTCAAACAGGCGCTGGATCGCTGCTCCACCAATGTGATGATCGCCGACCCCGACGGTCGCATCATCTATATGAACCACTCGGTGGCGAGCATGATGCAAGGCAACGAGGCCGAGCTGCGCCGCGCCTTGCCCAACTTCGACGCCAAGCAGCTGATCGGCGCCAATATCGACACCTTCCACAAAAACCCGGCCCACCAGCGCAATCTGCTGGGCGGGCTGAAGGGTGAGTACAAGGCGCAGATCAAGGTCTCGTCGCTGGACTTCTCGCTGATCGCCAACCCCATCATTGACGACAAGGGCGAGCGCCTGGGCACCGTGGTGGAGTGGCGAGACATGACGCAGGAGCTGCTGGCGCGGGCCCGCGAGCAGCAACTCGCCGCCGAGAACGCCCGGGTCAAGCAGGCGCTGGACATCTGCTCGACCAATGTGATGATCGCCGACCCCGACGGCAACATCATCTACAACAACCTCTCGGTGGCGCAGATGATGCAGCGCAACGAGGGCGAGTTGCGCAAGGCGCTGCCGGCCTTTGATTCGCGCCGCATCGTCGGCAGCAATTTCGACCAGTTCCACCGCAACCCCAGCCACCAACGCAATCTGCTGGGTGGACTGAAGAGCGAGTACAAGACCGAGATCAAGGTCAGCTCGCTCACCTTCAGCCTGATCGCCAACCCGATCACGGCGGCCGACGGCACCCGCCTGGGCACCGTCGTCGAGTGGAAGGACCGCACGGCCGAAGTGGCCGCCGAGGCCGAAGTCGGCGCGATGGTGGACGGCGCCAACCAGGGCAACTTCGCCAGCCGCATTGCGCTGGAAGGCAAGGAGCCTTTCTTCAAAATGCTGGGCGAGAAGTTCAACTCCCTGGTCGAGACCGTCAGCGGCACCATCCGCGAGGTGCGGGTCGCAGCCGATCAATTGTCTGGGGCCTCGGATCAGGTCTCGCAGACCTCTCAGTCGCTCTCGCATTCGGCCAGCCAACAGGCCGCCAGTGTGGAGGAAACCACTGCCTCGCTGCAGGAAATGGCGGCCAGCGTGAAGCAAAACGCCGACAGCGCCACCGTCACCGACGGCATGGCCACCAAGGCCGCCAAGGAGGCAATGGACGGCGGGCAAGCGGTGGGCATGACGGTCGATGCGATGAAGCAGATCGCCACCAAGATTTCCATCATCGACGACATCGCCTACCAGACCAATCTGCTGGCGCTCAACGCCGCCATCGAAGCGGCGCGGGCCGGCGAGCATGGCAAGGGCTTTGCCGTGGTGGCCGCCGAGGTGCGCAAACTGGCCGAACGCAGCCAAGTGGCCGCGCAAGAGATCGGCGCCTTGGCCAGCTCCAGCGTGCAGATGGCCGAGAAGGCCGGCGACTTGCTCAGCAATATGGTGCCCTCGATCCAGAAGACTTCGGAGCTGGTGCAAGAAATTGCGGCCGCCTCGGGCGAGCAAAGCGAGGGCGTGTCGCAGATCACCGCGGCCATGAACCATTTGTCATCCACCACCCAGCAAACAGCTTCGGCCTCCGAGGAGTTGTCGGCCACCGCCGAGGAACTGTCGGCCCAGGCCGCGCAGTTGCAAGAGCAGATGGCCTTCTTCCGCCTGGCCGACGATGAGCAGGCGGACCGGGGGCGACAACGCGGCCAGCGCTGAACAGCCGCCGTAATCACCCGCCGCATTCCTGCCGTATTCCCGCCATGAAAGACCAAAGCCATGCGTAGTAATTTGCCGGTCACTCAACAGGAATATTTGCTCCGAGAAGGCATGACCATCGTGTCGCGCACCGACCTCAAGGGCAAGATCACCTATATCAACGACGACTTCCTCGAAGCCAGCGGCTTCGCCGAAGCCGAGCTGATCGGCCAGCCCCACAACATCGTGCGCCATCCGGACATGCCGGAAGAAGCCTTTGCCGATATGTGGGCCACCCTCAAGGCCGGGCGCCCCTGGACCGGCCTGGTCAAGAACCGCTGCAAGAACGGCGACTTCTACTGGGTGGTGGCCAATGCCACGCCGCTCAAAGAGGGCGAAACGGTGGTGGGCTATTTGTCGGTGCGCACCCGACCCAGCCGCGAGCAGGTGGCGGCCGCCGATGGCCTCTACCGCCTGTTCAAGGAGGGCAAGGCAGCGGCATGGGAAATCCGCGACGGGCGCGGCGTCAAGACCGGCCTGCTGGACGGCCTGGGCCGGCTCATCGCCGCGATGAGTCAGGCCAGCAAGGTGGCGGTGTGTACCGTGGCGGTGGGCTTGAGCGGCGCCGGTCTTGGCCATGCCCTGCCCGGCCAGCAATGGCCGCTCGCCGCTGCGGCCTTGGTGCTGGGCCTGGCGGGCGCCTGGGGCCTGGCCGCCCTCACCCGGCGCCTGCGCAAGGGTCTGGCGCAGGCCGGCAGCCAGCTGGAGAAGTTCGGCCAAGCGCGCTTTGACGGCATCGTCAGCGTGGACGGCAATGATGAGTTGACGGCCATGCAGCTCGCCCTCAAACGCGTGCAAACCCGCTTGGGCTTTGAGTTCGCCGACACCAAGAAACGCGGCGAAGCGGCCGAGCGCATCCGCCAGGCCCTGGACGTGGCCGCCACCAACATGATGGTGGCCGACCCCGGCTACAACATCATTTACGGCAATGCCTCGCTGCAAGCCATGCTGAACCACGCCGAGGAAGACATCCGCAAAGACCTGCCGCGCTTCAGTGCCGCCAGCGTGATCGGCAGCAATATCGACAGCTTCCACAAGAACCCGGCCCACCAGCGCGGCATTCTGGATCGCCTCAGCGGCGCGCATCAAACCCGGCTGACGCTGGGTGGCCGGCGCTTTGACTTGATCGTCAACCCGGTGATCGCCGAAGGCCGGCGCCTGGGCACCGTGGTGGAGTGGAAGGACATGACGGCCGAGCTGGCTGCGCAAGAACGCGAGCATGCGCTGGCGGCCGAGACGACCCGCGTCAAGCAGGCCCTGGACATCTGCTCCACCAACGTCATGATTGCCGACCCCGACGGCAACATCATCTACAACAACGCCTCGGTGGCGCAGATGATGCAGCGCAACGAGGGCGAGTTGCGCAAGGTGCTGCCGGCCTTTGATGCGCGCCGCATCGTGGGCAGCAATTTCGACCAGTTCCACCGCAACCCCAACCATCAACGCAATCTGCTGGGCGCACTCAAAGGCGAATACAAGACCGAGATCAAGGTCGGCTCACTCACCTTCAGCCTGATCGCCAACCCCATCAACGACGCGACGGGTACCCGTTTGGGCACGGTAGTGGAGTGGAAGGACCGCAGTGCCGAAGTGGCCGCCGAGCAAGAAGTCAGCGGCATGGTGGACGGCGCAAACCAAGGCGACTTCGCCAGTCGCATTGCGCTGGAAGGCAAGGAGCCCTTCTTCCGCATGCTGGGCGAGAAGTTCAACTCGTTGGTGGAAACCGTCAGCGGCACGATCAAAGAAGTGCGGGCCGCCGCGGATCAGCTCTCCAGCGCCTCGGATCAAGTCTCGCAGACCTCGCAGTCGCTCTCGCACTCGGCTTCCCAGCAAGCCGCCAGCGTGGAGCAAACCACCGCCTCGCTGCAGGAGATGGCGGCCTCGGTCAAACAAAACGCCGACAGCGCCAATATCACCGACGGCATGGCCACCAAGGCGGCGCAAGAAGCCCTGGATGGCGGCCACGCCGTCGGCCTGACGGCAGACGCGATGAAGTCCATCGCCAGCAAGATTTCCATCATTGACGACATCGCCTATCAAACCAATCTGCTGGCCCTCAACGCGGCCATCGAGGCGGCGCGTGCTGGCGAGCATGGCAAGGGCTTTGCGGTGGTGGCGGCCGAGGTGCGCAAGCTGGCCGAGCGCAGCCAGGTGGCCGCGCAAGAGATCGGCACCCTGGCCGGCTCCAGCGTCACACTGGCGGAAAAGGCCGGCAAACTGCTGGGCAATATGGTGCCCTCGATCCAGAAGACTTCCGAGTTGGTGCAGGAGATATCGGCCGCCTCGGGCGAGCAGAGTGAAGGGGTGTCGCAGATCACCGCCGCGATGAACCACCTCTCGGCCACCACGCAGCAAACGGCCTCGGCGTCCGAGCAGCTCTCGGCCACGGCCGAGGAACTCTCGGCCCAGGCCGCGCAGCTGCAAGAGCAGATGGCCTTCTTCCGGCTGGCCGAAGACCAATCGCGCGCGAACTCGCCATCGCCACGCAGCAGCGCCAGGCCCGGCAGCGCCGCGCCTCGCAGCAGCAACCGCACAGGAATGGGTACTGGCAAACCATCCAGCAGCCCGCCAACCGCCCGCAACAGCACCACCAGCATGGCAAGACTGCCGCAGCGCGGCAATATCGAAGCCAGCGGCGGCGGCCCGGATGAAGTCGATGAATCCTTTTTCAAGCGCTTCTGAGGAGTCGCGATGAACACAGCAACGGGCGCAGCGACGGGAGCAACGATGGGCACTGCGGTGGGGACAAAAGGCCAAGGCGCACCGGCCGACCTCGTGCGAGGCGCCATGGCCGCGCAGGCCAAGGCCGGGCCGATGCAGCAATTGCTGCGCATGGCCGTTGGGCGCGAAACCCTGGTGGTGCCGATCGAGACGGTGCGCGAGATCTTGGAAGTTGGCCGCCTGACCCCGCTGCCGCAAACGCCCGACTTTGTGCGCGGAGTGATGAATCTGCGCGGTGCCGTGGTCCCGGTCATCGATTTGAATGCCCGCTTCGGCTTCGGCCGCACCGAGCTGGGCCGGCGCAGCGCCATCATCGTGGTGGAAGCCAAGGGGGACGATGAACATGGCCGGCTGATCGCCGGCGTGCTGGTGGACGCCGTGTTCGAGGTGCTGGAAGTCGACAGCCAACGCATCGAGCCCGCGCCCACACTGGGCGTGGCGATTGCGGCTGATTTTCTAGCCGGCATGGTCAATGTGCGTGGCAGTTATGCCGCGCTGCTGAATCTCGATCAGGTGCTGTCACCCGCAGCACTGGCGGCCCTGATGTCCGGCGCCCCCAGCGCCTGAACTCACCCACAGCGCCCCCACCGCAGCCGACGCAATGAGCCACCTCTCCCCCCAATCCTTCACGGCGATTACCGATCTGTTTCATCGCATCTCGGGGATCCGCCTCACCGAGGCCAAACACGCCTTGGTGCAAAGCCGCCTGCAAAAACTCGCCGCCGATGCCGGTGAGCCAGACTTGAACAACTTCGTGCAAAAGATGGTGCGTGGCCAGATGCCCGAAAGCATGCTGACCAGCGTGGTGGACAAGCTCACCACCAATGAAACTTACTTCTTTCGCGAACCGGCCCACTTCGAAGACCTGGCGCGCCGGGCCGAAGGCGCTAAAGCCAAAGACAGCAAGAGCGAGTTCCTGGTCTGGAGCGGCGCCTCCTCCTCCGGCGAAGAGGCCTACAGCATCGCCATGGTGCTGGCCGACAAGCTCGGCAGCGGCCCCTGGTCGGTACGCGGCACCGATCTCTCGTCCTCGGTGGTGGCCAGTGCGCGCCGCGGCCTCTACCCGATGGAGCGGGCGCGCGACACCAGCAAGGACTATCTGCGCCGCTTTTGCCTGCGCGGTGAGGGTCCGTACGAAGGCACGCTGCTGATTCAGCGCGAGCTGCGCGCGCGGGTGCGCTTTCAGTGCGCCAATCTGATGCAGCCCCTGCCCGCCGACCTGCCCTTGTTCGATGTGATTTTTCTGCGTAATGTATTGATCTACTTTGATGCTCCGGCCAAGCGTGCCATCGTCAGCCGGGTGATCGAACGACTCAAACCCGGCGGCGTACTCTACCCCGGCCACGCCGAGTCACTGGCGGCGCTGGATTTGCCGCTGAGTGCCATTGCACCGGCCATCTACCAACATGCTTGACCCCAGGGTGATGATGAAATGACCAAGCCCTTCGTCCGCCCCCCCGCGCCGCCCAGCGGGGCCGCGCCAAAACGCGCCATGGCGCCAAGCGCGCCAGCGGCAGCGGCTGTACCCGCCGCACCCGGAGCGCCGGGCGCATCCGCCATCCTGGTCCCCAAGGTCCTGCACCTGATGCCCGGGCAGTGGCACTTCGGCCAGGGCCTGCAATTGCGCACGCTGCTGGGTTCTTGCGTAGCCATCACGCTGTGGCATCCCCACAAACGGATCGGCGGCATGTGCCACTTCCTGCTGCCCTCGCGCACCTCGCGCGGCCAGGCACCGCTGGACGGGCGCTACGGCGACGAAGCAGTGGAATTGCTGCTGCAATCCATCAAGCAAAGCGGCGCCCAGCCCAAGGACTTTCTGGCCCATCTGTATGGCGGCGCCGACACCATGCCCGACGGCGCTAACGTCAAATTCAATGTGGGCCAGCGCAATATCGAACGTGGCTGGGCCTTGATCGACCAGCACGGCTTTCAGCTGCAGGACGTTGAT is a window of Paucibacter sp. KCTC 42545 DNA encoding:
- a CDS encoding methyl-accepting chemotaxis protein, whose translation is MSKLLRNLQLWHKFALLGALALLLAGVPTALRMIDTLNKMAVAKAEVAGLAPLNSAQALLRALQLHRAAVNRELGGDATGIAERSKQAEIIRKSLNALLTQLSDPAMAEALAASKTLAAGFERLGGDLGNKRLLAKDNLARHAELIKDAKNLMSAVADGSGLTLEPDPANYFMVTALVKELPDAVDAAGVARAIGRAMLIKQEFPLDGRFQTGAELNQARSGQELAVVQLGKAIKAHPPLAGELNALIKDFELSMSSYVSKGSTELVKSDKPAISAEDYFALASAAIESAFKLMDKTEEQLTSALQAHINSLQRGAMIEGGAFAVVLVLATILALAVVRSVTQPLNRAIAAADAIAEGDLSHRIDDQGRDEAGVLLQRFGVMQNNLRERHERDARVAAESGRVKQALDRCSTNVMIADPDGRIIYMNHSVASMMQGNEAELRRALPNFDAKQLIGANIDTFHKNPAHQRNLLGGLKGEYKAQIKVSSLDFSLIANPIIDDKGERLGTVVEWRDMTQELLARAREQQLAAENARVKQALDICSTNVMIADPDGNIIYNNLSVAQMMQRNEGELRKALPAFDSRRIVGSNFDQFHRNPSHQRNLLGGLKSEYKTEIKVSSLTFSLIANPITAADGTRLGTVVEWKDRTAEVAAEAEVGAMVDGANQGNFASRIALEGKEPFFKMLGEKFNSLVETVSGTIREVRVAADQLSGASDQVSQTSQSLSHSASQQAASVEETTASLQEMAASVKQNADSATVTDGMATKAAKEAMDGGQAVGMTVDAMKQIATKISIIDDIAYQTNLLALNAAIEAARAGEHGKGFAVVAAEVRKLAERSQVAAQEIGALASSSVQMAEKAGDLLSNMVPSIQKTSELVQEIAAASGEQSEGVSQITAAMNHLSSTTQQTASASEELSATAEELSAQAAQLQEQMAFFRLADDEQADRGRQRGQR
- a CDS encoding methyl-accepting chemotaxis protein, which produces MRSNLPVTQQEYLLREGMTIVSRTDLKGKITYINDDFLEASGFAEAELIGQPHNIVRHPDMPEEAFADMWATLKAGRPWTGLVKNRCKNGDFYWVVANATPLKEGETVVGYLSVRTRPSREQVAAADGLYRLFKEGKAAAWEIRDGRGVKTGLLDGLGRLIAAMSQASKVAVCTVAVGLSGAGLGHALPGQQWPLAAAALVLGLAGAWGLAALTRRLRKGLAQAGSQLEKFGQARFDGIVSVDGNDELTAMQLALKRVQTRLGFEFADTKKRGEAAERIRQALDVAATNMMVADPGYNIIYGNASLQAMLNHAEEDIRKDLPRFSAASVIGSNIDSFHKNPAHQRGILDRLSGAHQTRLTLGGRRFDLIVNPVIAEGRRLGTVVEWKDMTAELAAQEREHALAAETTRVKQALDICSTNVMIADPDGNIIYNNASVAQMMQRNEGELRKVLPAFDARRIVGSNFDQFHRNPNHQRNLLGALKGEYKTEIKVGSLTFSLIANPINDATGTRLGTVVEWKDRSAEVAAEQEVSGMVDGANQGDFASRIALEGKEPFFRMLGEKFNSLVETVSGTIKEVRAAADQLSSASDQVSQTSQSLSHSASQQAASVEQTTASLQEMAASVKQNADSANITDGMATKAAQEALDGGHAVGLTADAMKSIASKISIIDDIAYQTNLLALNAAIEAARAGEHGKGFAVVAAEVRKLAERSQVAAQEIGTLAGSSVTLAEKAGKLLGNMVPSIQKTSELVQEISAASGEQSEGVSQITAAMNHLSATTQQTASASEQLSATAEELSAQAAQLQEQMAFFRLAEDQSRANSPSPRSSARPGSAAPRSSNRTGMGTGKPSSSPPTARNSTTSMARLPQRGNIEASGGGPDEVDESFFKRF
- a CDS encoding chemotaxis protein CheW; translated protein: MNTATGAATGATMGTAVGTKGQGAPADLVRGAMAAQAKAGPMQQLLRMAVGRETLVVPIETVREILEVGRLTPLPQTPDFVRGVMNLRGAVVPVIDLNARFGFGRTELGRRSAIIVVEAKGDDEHGRLIAGVLVDAVFEVLEVDSQRIEPAPTLGVAIAADFLAGMVNVRGSYAALLNLDQVLSPAALAALMSGAPSA
- a CDS encoding CheR family methyltransferase, which encodes MSHLSPQSFTAITDLFHRISGIRLTEAKHALVQSRLQKLAADAGEPDLNNFVQKMVRGQMPESMLTSVVDKLTTNETYFFREPAHFEDLARRAEGAKAKDSKSEFLVWSGASSSGEEAYSIAMVLADKLGSGPWSVRGTDLSSSVVASARRGLYPMERARDTSKDYLRRFCLRGEGPYEGTLLIQRELRARVRFQCANLMQPLPADLPLFDVIFLRNVLIYFDAPAKRAIVSRVIERLKPGGVLYPGHAESLAALDLPLSAIAPAIYQHA
- a CDS encoding chemotaxis protein CheD, with the protein product MTKPFVRPPAPPSGAAPKRAMAPSAPAAAAVPAAPGAPGASAILVPKVLHLMPGQWHFGQGLQLRTLLGSCVAITLWHPHKRIGGMCHFLLPSRTSRGQAPLDGRYGDEAVELLLQSIKQSGAQPKDFLAHLYGGADTMPDGANVKFNVGQRNIERGWALIDQHGFQLQDVDVGDFVPRTVTLDLPSGKVEIKRGAASR